In Turicibacter sanguinis, a genomic segment contains:
- the murJ gene encoding murein biosynthesis integral membrane protein MurJ has translation MKLKNSFFLMLISILGILIGFFRDLVLSNQYGASDSSDIYLMLLNIPIIIFATIGAAINTTYIPLYSEISYTCTEEQSLKFTNKVMNIILILCMSLIIIFLINAEILVKFFAMGFSGQKLELSIRLTRIIIISLIFIGPNYLLTAFLNLKNIFIIPTIVPIITNVLIIILIIFSKGNLNFLVTGTVFSYAVQIIILYYYSSKNKYQFYLDLKLKDDNIKRMTLLVIPVLIGTAVAQLNEVIDRSLASTLGEGILSCFTYSNRISSSLQILFVTSVITLIYPKMNLLYSSKKIEEFKELVIGTMKFIIILILPLASIIYVFSEEIVFILFERGTFSREATLITSDILKIYIIGVVFWTLREILVRALYSLNNTIIATINSVIAIFINIILNLMLINIYGYKGLAFASTITAFIACILLGRSLKKKISSFIKSKDALEVLKIIIIVVLMILFIKLIYYYLEVINVNIFVNLCISNSLGLGIYLISVYKFNLLKIEDIFKTE, from the coding sequence ATGAAGTTAAAAAATTCTTTCTTTTTAATGTTAATTTCAATATTGGGTATTTTAATAGGATTTTTTAGAGATTTAGTATTATCTAATCAATATGGAGCAAGTGATAGTAGTGATATATATTTAATGCTATTGAATATTCCCATTATTATTTTTGCTACAATTGGTGCAGCCATTAATACTACTTATATTCCCTTATATAGTGAGATTAGTTATACTTGTACCGAAGAGCAGTCATTAAAGTTTACAAATAAGGTAATGAATATAATTTTAATATTATGTATGAGTTTGATAATTATTTTCTTAATTAATGCGGAGATATTAGTAAAATTTTTTGCTATGGGGTTTTCAGGACAAAAACTTGAACTTTCTATTAGATTAACTAGGATAATTATTATCAGTTTGATATTTATTGGTCCCAATTATTTATTAACAGCATTTTTAAATTTAAAAAATATTTTTATTATACCTACTATAGTTCCCATAATAACTAATGTATTAATAATTATATTAATAATATTTAGTAAGGGGAATTTGAATTTCTTAGTTACAGGAACTGTTTTTTCTTACGCTGTACAAATCATTATCTTATACTATTATAGTAGCAAGAATAAGTATCAATTTTATTTGGATTTGAAATTAAAAGATGATAATATAAAAAGAATGACTTTACTCGTAATCCCTGTATTAATAGGTACGGCAGTAGCCCAACTAAACGAAGTTATAGATAGATCATTAGCTTCTACACTTGGTGAGGGGATATTATCTTGTTTTACTTATTCTAATAGAATTAGTTCAAGTCTACAAATATTGTTTGTTACTTCTGTGATCACATTAATATATCCGAAAATGAATTTATTATATTCAAGTAAAAAAATAGAAGAGTTTAAAGAATTAGTTATTGGAACTATGAAATTTATAATTATACTAATTTTACCTTTAGCATCAATAATATATGTATTCTCAGAGGAGATAGTTTTTATATTATTTGAAAGAGGAACATTCTCTAGAGAAGCTACATTAATTACAAGTGATATATTAAAAATATATATTATAGGAGTTGTTTTTTGGACATTACGAGAAATTCTAGTGAGAGCATTATATTCCTTAAATAATACAATAATTGCAACAATTAATAGTGTGATTGCTATTTTTATAAATATTATATTAAATTTAATGTTAATTAATATTTATGGATATAAGGGATTGGCATTTGCAAGTACAATTACAGCTTTTATAGCTTGCATTTTATTAGGGCGAAGTTTGAAAAAAAAGATTAGCTCTTTTATAAAATCTAAAGATGCTCTTGAAGTATTAAAAATAATCATTATTGTAGTCCTAATGATACTATTTATAAAACTTATTTATTATTATTTAGAAGTTATCAATGTAAATATCTTTGTTAATTTATGTATTTCTAATAGTTTAGGTTTAGGCATATACTTAATCAGTGTATATAAATTTAATTTATTAAAGATAGAAGATATTTTTAAAACGGAGTAA
- a CDS encoding glycosyltransferase family 2 protein, whose protein sequence is MVDVSVVVPIYNVEKYLEKCLDSLCQQTFKNFEVICVNDGSLDKSEEIIDKYIKLNASMFKKVNKVNGGLSDARNVGLEHCEGQYVMFLDSDDWIEKECIEHMLELLLETNSDAVVCGINNITLSGNILDKCCLFEKNIVTKEELLLQSNSAANILFKRNLFEEIRFPLNKWFEDLATVPLVLSKCNKIAAVDECYYNYLYRPNSITKTYNNKILDILDAFNNILKVNEYDEKFITELYSRHLYYTLIRVSNIKDENIKLSIYDKLQCFTEKNFSKDYLSKMYLGVNQLVVNHLFLSKKYKMLNILLYLEWRMKNLQIKIKS, encoded by the coding sequence GTGGTAGATGTTAGTGTAGTAGTACCTATTTATAATGTAGAAAAATATTTAGAAAAATGTTTAGATTCATTGTGCCAACAAACTTTTAAAAATTTCGAAGTAATATGTGTGAATGATGGTTCTTTAGATAAATCTGAAGAAATAATCGATAAGTATATTAAACTAAATGCTAGTATGTTTAAAAAAGTTAATAAGGTTAATGGAGGATTAAGTGATGCAAGAAATGTAGGATTAGAGCATTGTGAAGGCCAGTATGTAATGTTTCTCGATAGTGATGATTGGATTGAAAAGGAATGCATAGAGCATATGCTTGAATTATTATTAGAAACAAATAGTGATGCCGTAGTCTGTGGAATTAATAATATTACTTTATCAGGAAATATCCTAGATAAATGTTGTTTATTTGAAAAAAATATTGTAACCAAAGAAGAACTATTACTTCAATCAAATTCAGCAGCTAATATATTGTTTAAGCGAAATCTTTTTGAAGAAATTAGATTTCCATTAAATAAATGGTTTGAAGATTTAGCCACTGTTCCTCTCGTTTTATCAAAATGTAATAAAATTGCAGCAGTAGATGAGTGTTATTATAATTATTTGTATAGGCCTAATTCAATTACTAAAACATATAATAATAAGATATTAGATATATTAGATGCTTTTAATAATATCTTAAAAGTAAATGAATATGATGAAAAATTTATAACAGAATTGTATAGTAGACATTTATATTATACTTTAATTAGGGTCTCAAATATAAAAGATGAAAATATAAAACTAAGTATATATGATAAATTACAGTGTTTTACTGAGAAAAATTTCTCTAAAGATTATTTATCTAAAATGTATTTAGGGGTGAATCAATTAGTAGTAAATCATCTATTTTTATCAAAAAAATATAAAATGTTAAATATACTTTTATATCTAGAGTGGAGAATGAAAAATTTACAAATTAAAATTAAAAGTTAA
- a CDS encoding glycosyltransferase family 2 protein, whose translation MGLVSIIVPIYNVENYLFRCLDSIVSQTYQNIELICVNDGSTDNSQLIVDEYKCKFPNKIKSIIKANGGLGDARNRGLLEAAGDYVMFIDSDDWIEKNTIEIMIENAIKNQSDIVICGLRRITENNKVLSQEQCKLNKEYNSEEALVNLAPAAWNKLYRRSLFIENNIMYPINVWYEDLPTTSKLFMCSKKITTTNDILINYLQRSNSIIYSYDSRARDIFKVLEDIRTFNPEKTKIYQNEIEYLFIIHIIFAHLFRSTILENNDLKQEIKYCKDFIEKKYPRYFKNKYLDIRYKNNNSLIKKIVMNIGILAFKYNLYFPLLQIYKFINKIIPIQFKW comes from the coding sequence ATGGGTTTAGTGTCTATAATAGTTCCAATTTATAATGTAGAAAACTATTTGTTCCGATGTTTAGATAGTATAGTCTCTCAAACGTATCAAAATATAGAGCTTATATGTGTAAATGATGGATCAACAGACAACTCTCAATTAATAGTAGATGAGTATAAATGTAAATTTCCGAATAAAATAAAATCTATTATTAAAGCAAATGGTGGATTAGGGGATGCACGAAATAGAGGTTTGCTTGAAGCTGCAGGGGATTATGTCATGTTCATAGATAGTGATGATTGGATTGAAAAAAATACAATTGAAATAATGATAGAAAATGCTATTAAAAATCAATCTGACATTGTTATTTGTGGCCTAAGAAGGATAACTGAGAATAATAAAGTATTATCTCAAGAACAATGTAAGCTAAATAAAGAATATAATAGTGAAGAAGCCTTGGTAAATCTAGCGCCAGCAGCCTGGAATAAATTGTATAGGCGAAGTCTATTCATTGAAAATAACATTATGTATCCAATAAATGTGTGGTATGAAGATTTACCAACTACTTCAAAGTTATTTATGTGCTCTAAAAAGATTACTACTACAAATGATATTTTAATTAACTATCTTCAGAGAAGTAATTCAATTATTTATAGTTATGATTCTAGAGCAAGAGATATATTTAAAGTTTTAGAAGATATTAGAACTTTTAATCCTGAAAAAACGAAAATATATCAAAATGAAATAGAATATTTATTCATAATTCATATTATATTTGCCCATTTATTTAGATCCACTATTTTAGAGAATAATGATTTAAAACAAGAAATTAAATACTGTAAAGATTTTATTGAAAAAAAATATCCAAGATATTTTAAAAATAAATATTTAGATATTAGATATAAAAATAATAATTCATTGATTAAAAAAATAGTAATGAATATAGGGATATTAGCATTTAAATATAATTTATATTTTCCATTACTTCAAATATATAAATTTATAAATAAGATAATTCCTATTCAATTTAAATGGTAA
- a CDS encoding N-acetylglucosaminidase: protein MNRKRGKKEVLKGTLAIGLLINQFSSFGAIVNATVYESEVENNSDIVQESIDSSQDDLPDLDGNLSNESTENEEIQNPGDGLPEEIPNDEEFGETEDVELEIPKVEEDLDSADGSEESKSPEEQIEEELLEETASINLEDDGLFSIESRSSGSGLVQLWQVVPDGQQSKEGKTTSEIMKALQCKPNHNLYPSGGQSEHNTYVNSCYVDDALYLGEDTNYYYIYLSGYEGKVPKSESHWFELDLNNDGTKVKYEIQTVAYYIPGGTTMYSLQEKTEPLDVPELNYYDQYLDKYNDINERGITTFSTSTVQSPSYYANENGTLVHYLTSNVTKANSYSKVIVGKAPSWMSSNVKYYSYDGIYFYTNWRNIKVNGQGAVNQSNPFYNYYQYLPVRSKSNYSANIFDNYTNSNGGAGGKLVNTGQYFYAVQDKYGINGALQYAMGIHESGWGKSSLSIDKNNLFGMNATDNNPYGNGTSFPSVEAGINYHADRYLSWGYTDPVDDWRYMGSHVGNKGSGMNVRYASDPFWGEKIAGWYYRFDSASGLKDYDYYTIGIKQSNAVVDVKSQANSSSSTLYQTKNKKSNIKIYNYPFLIIGQLGEFYKIQTDTPIVNGVPKFNAQYIYDLSVGYIDNTSILITTNGSYEEYGALQNHIDQASIDSNGLYLYGWGYVEGMNMSNDWEIEKNIVIKDETGTEVVRQTVEDIYNLDFAQGFNGPYEYARYGTFLPILNLEPGLYNFDIEILKSENGKRSWVRSNYKLDTGYVQIGGKKYRFYNEVESGPVKLEIIEGALQNHIDQASIDSNGLYLYGWGYVEGMNMSNDWEIEKNIVIKDETGTEVVRQTVEDIYNLDFAQGFNGPYEYARYGTFLPILDLEPGLYNFDIEIIKPGYGRRAWVRSNYKLDTGYVQIGGKKYRFYNEVESGPVKLEIIEGALQNHIDQASIDSNGLYLYGWGYVEGMNMSNDWEIEKNIVIKDETGTEVVRQTVEDIYNLDFAQGFNGPYEYARYGTFLPILDLEPGLYNFDIEIIKPGYGRRAWVRSNYKLDTGYVQIGDKKYRLYNEVEYGPVHLRIIY from the coding sequence ATGAATCGAAAGCGGGGCAAGAAGGAAGTCTTAAAGGGAACATTAGCAATCGGATTATTAATAAATCAGTTTAGTAGCTTTGGGGCGATTGTTAATGCTACGGTATATGAGTCAGAAGTAGAAAATAATTCAGATATTGTTCAAGAATCAATTGATTCAAGTCAAGACGATCTACCAGATTTAGATGGAAACTTATCTAATGAAAGTACTGAAAATGAAGAGATTCAGAATCCGGGGGACGGTTTACCTGAAGAAATTCCAAATGACGAAGAATTCGGAGAAACTGAAGATGTAGAATTAGAGATTCCTAAAGTAGAAGAAGATTTAGATAGCGCTGATGGATCAGAAGAAAGCAAGAGTCCAGAAGAGCAAATTGAGGAAGAATTACTTGAAGAAACTGCTTCAATTAATTTAGAAGATGATGGTTTATTCTCCATTGAAAGTCGAAGTTCTGGAAGTGGATTAGTTCAGCTATGGCAAGTTGTTCCTGATGGACAGCAATCAAAAGAAGGTAAGACTACTTCAGAAATTATGAAGGCATTACAATGTAAGCCCAATCATAATTTATATCCATCTGGTGGACAATCTGAACATAATACATATGTAAACTCTTGTTATGTAGATGATGCGTTATATTTAGGAGAAGATACGAATTATTATTATATTTATTTATCTGGATATGAAGGGAAGGTTCCTAAATCTGAATCTCATTGGTTTGAATTAGATTTAAATAATGATGGGACAAAGGTAAAGTATGAAATTCAGACAGTTGCTTATTATATTCCAGGCGGAACAACAATGTATAGTTTACAAGAAAAAACTGAACCATTAGATGTTCCAGAGTTGAATTATTATGATCAATACTTAGATAAATATAATGATATAAATGAACGAGGAATTACTACTTTTAGTACGTCAACAGTTCAATCACCATCTTATTATGCCAATGAAAATGGAACGTTAGTTCATTATCTAACGAGTAATGTAACAAAGGCTAATAGTTATTCAAAAGTGATTGTTGGAAAAGCACCATCTTGGATGAGTTCTAATGTTAAATATTATAGTTATGATGGAATTTATTTTTATACAAACTGGCGTAACATTAAGGTTAATGGTCAAGGTGCTGTAAATCAATCAAATCCATTTTATAATTATTATCAATATCTACCAGTTAGGTCGAAATCAAATTATTCAGCTAATATTTTTGATAATTATACAAATTCGAATGGTGGAGCAGGTGGAAAGTTAGTCAATACAGGCCAATACTTCTATGCTGTTCAAGATAAGTATGGGATTAATGGTGCCTTACAGTACGCTATGGGAATTCATGAAAGTGGATGGGGAAAAAGTAGTTTAAGTATTGATAAGAATAACTTATTTGGGATGAATGCGACAGATAATAATCCTTACGGCAATGGAACGAGCTTCCCATCTGTTGAAGCAGGAATCAATTATCATGCTGACCGTTACCTATCATGGGGATATACAGATCCGGTTGATGATTGGAGATATATGGGGTCTCATGTCGGAAATAAAGGAAGCGGGATGAATGTTAGGTATGCATCCGATCCATTCTGGGGAGAAAAAATTGCTGGTTGGTATTATCGTTTTGATAGTGCCAGTGGATTAAAGGATTATGATTATTATACAATTGGAATTAAACAATCTAATGCAGTTGTAGATGTTAAGAGCCAGGCTAATTCAAGTTCATCTACTTTATATCAGACTAAAAATAAAAAAAGTAATATAAAAATATATAATTATCCATTTTTAATTATTGGACAATTGGGAGAATTTTATAAGATTCAGACAGATACTCCAATAGTTAATGGAGTTCCGAAATTTAATGCTCAATATATTTATGATTTATCAGTAGGATATATTGATAACACATCCATTCTAATTACTACGAATGGATCTTATGAAGAATATGGTGCTCTACAAAATCATATTGACCAGGCAAGCATTGATTCCAACGGGTTGTATTTATATGGTTGGGGATATGTTGAAGGAATGAATATGAGTAATGATTGGGAGATAGAAAAAAATATAGTTATTAAGGATGAGACAGGAACAGAAGTGGTTCGTCAAACAGTTGAAGATATATATAATTTAGATTTTGCACAAGGGTTTAATGGACCGTATGAATACGCAAGATATGGAACATTTCTTCCAATTTTAAATTTAGAACCAGGATTATATAATTTTGATATTGAGATACTGAAATCGGAAAATGGAAAAAGATCATGGGTTAGAAGCAATTATAAATTAGATACAGGATATGTGCAAATAGGTGGAAAAAAATATAGATTCTACAATGAAGTTGAGAGTGGACCAGTTAAACTTGAGATAATTGAAGGTGCCTTACAAAATCATATCGACCAGGCAAGCATTGATTCCAACGGGTTGTATTTATATGGTTGGGGATATGTTGAAGGAATGAATATGAGTAATGATTGGGAGATAGAAAAAAATATAGTTATTAAGGATGAGACAGGAACAGAAGTAGTTCGTCAAACGGTTGAAGATATATATAATTTAGATTTTGCACAGGGGTTTAATGGACCATATGAATATGCAAGATATGGAACATTTCTTCCAATTTTGGATTTAGAACCGGGATTATATAATTTTGATATTGAAATAATCAAACCAGGATATGGAAGAAGAGCGTGGGTTAGAAGCAATTATAAATTAGATACAGGATATGTGCAAATAGGTGGAAAAAAATATAGATTCTACAATGAAGTTGAGAGTGGACCAGTTAAACTTGAGATAATTGAAGGTGCCTTACAAAATCATATCGACCAGGCAAGCATTGATTCCAATGGGTTGTATTTATATGGTTGGGGATATGTTGAAGGAATGAATATGAGTAATGATTGGGAGATAGAAAAAAATATAGTTATTAAGGATGAGACAGGAACAGAAGTAGTTCGTCAAACAGTTGAAGATATATATAATTTAGATTTTGCACAAGGGTTTAATGGACCATATGAATATGCAAGATATGGAACATTTCTTCCAATTTTGGATTTAGAACCGGGATTATATAATTTTGATATTGAAATAATCAAACCAGGATATGGAAGAAGAGCGTGGGTTAGAAGCAATTATAAATTAGATACAGGATATGTACAAATAGGTGACAAGAAGTATAGATTATATAATGAAGTGGAGTATGGTCCGGTACATCTTAGAATAATTTATTAA
- a CDS encoding DUF6077 domain-containing protein: protein MIKSFLFCLVWIYYTFNLGYLINQKINNLNIFSNFITGFITLFSFLYISSIPFILFKFTYKWYLIIHILLLCVSIFYMIKGKVYKYSYKKALNPYFLIICLILSAFYMFIDNNLGGDIQYYFSSVAQNKINISGIYNFEVWSGTQPYEKWIWYRMIPFELIQSFISSISFISPNTTIIWTFPFFFVYSFIAINYEIIKLLISSNVKRYIPYLYLFMLLVVFFLTGYSSLGYHPYGVECFLLLPFSGISYLLYLFIPIFFLFVYKLFSDNYKDSGLKIIIICLGFTAICFSSTGLFLFTLFIITLFFLTIICFDNKHKRDKTIKILYCGFLPMIIYLLLTFLSLKNIFFSSLLFILIIIYVLLYCFIDKILVIFNSKKINRVYFMIFLIFIYSASILIRKFSYEGAVPFRDFIDGFKNDFLSNDSLIVIFIFCIIHIILNKEVVLEKKIFYVYFNFVYILLFLNPISGIFVSKYITSDGVYWRLFYGINVIYLLIYLFELFREKEKENITGLAIIFIITLRLIQSFASPVDDYYWIKIKPLSEYNYSYKFDQEKYEIYTYLANKGNCTILTESELYRKGLRGIAPNVVLFTTVYDDRSENINNNINIEVKRYFMETLENREINIKAFYTKLKKYQIDYVIVNKKDIDINPLYYNLDKEFNNYYVLEVK from the coding sequence ATGATAAAAAGTTTTTTGTTCTGTTTAGTATGGATATATTACACATTTAATTTAGGATATTTAATAAATCAAAAAATCAATAATTTAAATATTTTCTCTAACTTTATTACTGGATTTATTACGTTATTTTCTTTCTTATATATTAGTAGTATTCCATTTATTTTATTTAAATTCACATATAAATGGTATTTAATAATACATATATTACTATTATGTGTTTCTATTTTTTATATGATAAAAGGCAAAGTTTATAAATATTCGTATAAAAAAGCTCTTAATCCATATTTCTTAATCATCTGTTTAATATTGTCTGCTTTCTATATGTTTATCGACAATAATCTGGGAGGAGACATTCAATATTACTTTTCTTCAGTAGCTCAAAATAAAATAAATATTTCGGGTATTTATAATTTTGAGGTATGGAGCGGTACACAACCCTATGAAAAATGGATTTGGTACAGGATGATACCATTTGAATTAATTCAATCTTTTATAAGTTCAATATCATTTATATCTCCTAATACTACTATAATTTGGACATTTCCGTTTTTCTTTGTATATTCGTTTATAGCTATCAATTACGAAATAATTAAATTATTAATTTCCTCTAATGTAAAAAGATATATACCATATTTATATTTATTTATGTTGTTAGTCGTGTTCTTTTTGACAGGATATTCATCATTAGGATATCATCCCTATGGAGTAGAATGTTTTTTATTATTACCATTCAGTGGAATATCATATCTCTTATATTTATTTATACCAATATTTTTTTTATTTGTTTATAAATTATTTAGTGATAATTATAAAGATAGTGGGCTGAAAATTATAATTATTTGTTTAGGATTTACTGCTATCTGTTTTTCAAGCACAGGATTATTTTTGTTTACGTTATTTATTATTACATTATTCTTTTTAACTATTATTTGTTTTGACAATAAGCATAAAAGAGATAAGACTATTAAAATATTGTACTGTGGTTTTCTCCCGATGATAATTTATCTATTATTAACTTTTTTGTCATTAAAAAATATATTTTTTAGTAGTTTATTATTTATATTAATTATTATCTATGTATTATTATATTGTTTTATTGATAAAATATTAGTCATATTTAACTCCAAAAAAATAAACAGAGTTTATTTTATGATTTTTTTAATATTTATTTATAGTGCTTCGATTCTTATAAGAAAATTCTCATATGAGGGAGCAGTACCTTTCAGGGATTTTATTGACGGATTTAAAAATGATTTTTTATCTAATGATAGTTTGATAGTTATTTTTATTTTTTGTATAATTCACATTATTTTAAATAAGGAAGTAGTATTAGAAAAAAAAATATTTTATGTATATTTTAATTTTGTTTATATATTATTATTTTTGAACCCTATATCTGGAATTTTTGTTTCTAAATATATAACAAGTGATGGAGTTTATTGGAGATTATTTTATGGGATAAATGTCATATACTTGTTAATATATTTATTTGAACTATTTCGTGAAAAAGAAAAAGAAAATATAACGGGACTAGCCATTATATTTATAATTACTTTAAGGTTAATTCAAAGTTTTGCATCACCAGTCGATGATTACTATTGGATTAAAATAAAACCTTTATCAGAATATAATTATAGTTATAAATTTGACCAAGAAAAATATGAAATTTATACATATCTTGCTAATAAAGGAAATTGTACTATTCTCACTGAATCAGAATTATATAGAAAAGGTTTAAGGGGAATTGCTCCTAATGTTGTATTATTTACTACTGTTTATGATGATAGAAGTGAAAATATTAATAATAATATTAACATAGAAGTGAAACGATATTTTATGGAGACTTTAGAGAATAGGGAAATAAATATCAAAGCGTTCTATACTAAACTTAAGAAATACCAGATAGATTATGTAATAGTCAATAAAAAAGATATAGATATTAATCCTTTATATTATAATCTAGATAAAGAATTCAATAATTATTATGTATTAGAAGTTAAGTAA
- a CDS encoding glycosyltransferase → MNIGFLTNDITGIGGSKKVTCLLANEMAKNNTVKIISLFRSGNIEFDLDSNIEIEYLYNKEIKLYELSTYKKMVQSKQYKEVFALFLNLFYISFTIAFKFIKVRKLTKELNKIIIPEIYGLLFTPIFNKKQEVIVHLHHTYEYIIKNKVNKFMLLNYKNKIHTLVVLTDKDKENFSKYKFNSITRIYNPINGSKIKRDFIDNRIIFIGRLDFIKGIDYLKEIILSLRVDFILEVYGEGPLRQDLEQFVVQNKLQDKVKIKGFIQDIPGVLKGANCLLNTSRHEGLPMTFLEAFQCEVPIVASESFPAIKEIIQDGINGYVYKQEDIKNCIDKIEMLINDKNLNNKLGKGSGECYENFEMQCIIKQWNLILEKRMSMW, encoded by the coding sequence TTGAATATTGGGTTTCTGACAAATGATATTACAGGAATAGGTGGGTCAAAAAAAGTTACATGTTTATTGGCAAATGAAATGGCGAAAAATAATACTGTAAAAATTATATCTCTCTTTAGAAGCGGAAATATTGAATTTGATTTAGATAGTAACATAGAGATAGAATACTTATATAATAAGGAAATAAAGCTATATGAACTATCTACTTATAAGAAGATGGTACAAAGTAAACAATATAAAGAAGTATTCGCTCTATTTCTAAATCTTTTTTACATTAGTTTTACAATAGCGTTTAAATTTATTAAAGTTAGAAAATTAACAAAAGAACTTAATAAAATTATTATCCCAGAAATTTATGGATTATTATTCACACCTATTTTTAATAAAAAACAAGAAGTGATTGTACATTTACATCATACTTATGAATATATAATTAAAAATAAAGTTAATAAGTTTATGCTACTTAATTATAAAAATAAAATACACACGCTGGTAGTTTTAACGGATAAGGATAAAGAAAACTTTTCTAAATATAAATTTAATTCCATAACTAGAATATATAATCCAATTAATGGATCTAAAATAAAAAGGGATTTCATTGATAATAGGATAATATTTATCGGAAGACTAGATTTTATTAAAGGCATAGATTATTTAAAGGAAATTATTCTTTCTTTAAGAGTAGATTTTATTCTTGAAGTATATGGTGAAGGTCCTTTGAGGCAAGACTTAGAGCAATTTGTTGTACAGAATAAACTTCAAGATAAGGTTAAAATTAAAGGGTTTATTCAAGATATTCCGGGTGTTTTAAAAGGGGCAAATTGTTTATTAAATACTTCTCGTCATGAGGGGTTACCAATGACTTTCTTAGAGGCTTTTCAATGTGAAGTACCAATAGTAGCCTCTGAATCATTTCCAGCAATAAAAGAAATTATTCAGGACGGAATTAATGGTTATGTGTATAAACAAGAAGATATTAAAAATTGTATAGATAAAATAGAAATGTTAATTAATGATAAAAATTTAAATAATAAATTGGGAAAAGGTAGTGGGGAATGTTATGAAAATTTTGAAATGCAATGTATTATTAAGCAGTGGAATTTAATTTTAGAGAAGAGGATGTCAATGTGGTAG
- a CDS encoding IS30 family transposase — protein sequence MSYKHLNTFERTRIEVLSKMGYSTRQIAQQLNRHHSTIARELKRNTQKTYQAELAEELAGQRRLSCRCPEKKSEQVIQTIQHYLKLTWSPEQISNTVLKGVLSFKTIYRWIYDETILLGDLSCLRQKGKRRKPRETRGRFNIGTSIHQRPKEVKRRETFGHWELDTVVSSRGKSKGCLATFVERQTRFYVAIKIENRSATEMYRAISELYKLFPKDTFKTYTVDRGKEFACYSKVEADLKVPVYFADAYSSWQRGSNENANGLLREFFPKKTDLARVSDEEINEALCLINHRPRKCLGWKTSFELFHEKLSHLY from the coding sequence ATGAGTTATAAACATCTTAACACATTTGAGCGCACACGTATAGAAGTTCTTTCAAAAATGGGCTATTCAACGAGACAAATCGCTCAACAACTAAATCGCCATCATTCAACGATTGCTCGTGAACTGAAACGAAATACTCAAAAGACGTATCAGGCTGAGTTAGCAGAAGAATTAGCTGGACAACGTCGATTAAGTTGTCGTTGTCCAGAGAAGAAATCTGAACAAGTCATTCAGACCATCCAACATTATTTAAAGTTAACCTGGTCGCCTGAACAAATTTCTAATACCGTTTTAAAGGGTGTTCTTTCATTTAAAACCATTTATCGTTGGATTTATGATGAAACCATTTTGTTAGGAGATTTAAGTTGTTTAAGACAAAAAGGAAAGCGACGAAAACCACGAGAAACACGCGGACGATTTAACATTGGAACGTCGATTCATCAACGTCCCAAAGAAGTAAAAAGACGTGAAACGTTTGGGCACTGGGAATTAGATACGGTTGTTTCAAGTCGTGGAAAGAGTAAAGGTTGCTTGGCGACCTTTGTTGAACGTCAAACACGTTTTTATGTGGCCATTAAAATAGAAAATCGCTCAGCAACAGAAATGTACCGAGCGATTAGTGAGTTATATAAACTCTTTCCTAAAGACACCTTTAAAACTTATACGGTTGATCGAGGAAAAGAGTTTGCTTGTTATTCCAAAGTAGAAGCTGATTTAAAGGTTCCTGTTTACTTCGCAGATGCCTATTCGTCTTGGCAAAGAGGAAGTAATGAAAATGCCAATGGTCTTCTTCGAGAGTTTTTCCCGAAGAAGACAGATTTAGCACGAGTCAGTGACGAAGAGATTAATGAGGCACTCTGCCTCATTAATCATCGACCACGAAAATGTTTAGGGTGGAAAACTTCATTCGAGCTATTTCATGAGAAACTGTCGCATTTGTATTGA